The Bacteroidota bacterium genome contains the following window.
TGTCGCCTTCACGGAAGGAGAGTTCATAGTTCCAGGTACCGGTAAGGTGGGGCGTAAAGCGGGCGCGCCACTTGGTCCCGCTGGTTGCTGACGTATTGGCAGCATCGCCATCCGCGGCAAAGAAGCCGGGCACCTCGATCGTTGTAGCGCCCTGTGTGAAGGTCACATTCAAGCGATAATCCAGGAAAGGATTGGGATCGGCGGTTTCAGCAGAGGAAGGTCCGTCTAGTGTAAGTGTAACAGGATGCCATTTTTTCAGCTCTCCTGTAATTTCAATCTCGCCAGTCTGGGCAAGGAGCGGCGAAGCCCCGAGATAACCAAACAGGCCAAAGATTAGCAGAAACCGTACTACTGTAACAAATTGGGTGTGGGCCTTGACCCATTGGCGCGTAAACATTGCAAACTGAAGGCTGACTATTGGATGTCGACGCAGAACAGACGTTCATATGCCGATGCGAACTATAGGCTTTGGGGTAACCTATGAGGTAGTAAATCTTTTTTACAGTTTACCGGTACTTTGGGCGCATGCAGCGTACAGTTTCGGATTTTCCGGGTGGCTCAAAATGACGTACAGGTCACCATCGACTTAACTAATCCATCGATTCATGGAAATAGGCATTTACAGTTTTGCAGAAACAACGCGTGATCCACACACCAATACAACAATTTCGCCGGCAGAGCGGATGAAGCACCTGGTAGAAGAGATTGTATTGGCTGACCAGGTTGGACTGGATGTATTTGGATTGGGAGAACACCACCGAACCGACTTTGCCGCGTCTTCGCCGGCAGTTGTGCTCGCCGCAGCCGCTGTAAAAACAGAGAAGATTCGCCTTACAAGCGCTGTATCTGTACTTGGCTCTGACGACCCGATCCGTGTATTCCAGGATTTTGCCACCATTGATCTCCTTTCTGGAGGCCGCGCAGAAATTATGGCCGGCCGCGGTTCGTTTGTAGAATCGTTCCCCCTGTTTGGATACGAACTCGATCAATACGACACCATCTTTGCCGAAAAACTGGACCTGCTACTCACCGTACGCGAGCAGGAGCAGGTCCGATGGGAAGGTACGCACAGGGCACCGCTAACCGGACAGGGCGTTTACCCGCGCCCCCTGCAGCAGCCACTCCCCGTATGGCTTGCTGTTGGCGGCACACCGCAATCCGTGGTCAGGGCCGCAACGCTGGGCTTGCCGCTTGCGCTTGCCATTATCGGCGGGCAGCCGGCACGGTTCAAACCTATGGTAGAATTGTACCGCGAAGTTGCCAAACAAGCCGGTCACAACCTGGCCGACATGCCGGTTAGCATCAATTCACACGGACACATTGCTGACGCATCGAAGCAAGCTGCTGATGAGAGCTACCCGTATTTTGCTGAAACGATGAACCGAATTGGACGGGAGCGGGGCTGGATGCCGATTACACGCGACCATTTTGAGTCGGAACGTGCGCCACACGGTGCAGCGCTCGTTGGCAGTCCACAGGAAATCATCGACAAAATCCTGTATGAACACGAACTTTTCAACAACGACCGATTCCTGATTCAGCTAACCGTAGGCTCTCTCCCCCATGATCAAACCATGCGCGCGATTGAGTTGTTGGGTACCAAAGTCGCGCCGGCTGTCAGAAAGGCCGTCGGAGAAAAGGTCGCGCTGTAGAAAAAGACCTGTAGCAGACGCCCTTACAGCTTCCGTAGTTTTTGCTTGAGCATTGTAGCCGCCATGGTGTACCCTCCGTCCGCACCATCTACAAAATGGATGTGTTTATCCTTGCGGTCGCGGACGTAGCACGACATGATGGATTCCTGGCTTACAAATAGGCCGTAGGTGATAACACCGGCTGCTTCCAGTTTATTGAGTTCAGTTTCAAGCAAAAGCCGCTGCGCGCGCTTGCCGGCAATTACCGTGTTAATGCGACCGTCTATGACGAGGGTGTCAGTTAAGTTAACCAGCTTTTCTATATACACTTTACCGGCACGCTGCTTTACGTATACCCACTTGCCAAACAGGGTAAAGAGCCAGTTTTTGAGTAAGTATCCGGCTTTTTTGCCACCGAGACGCACGCGCATTTCCAGGCCAATTTTGCCACGTGTTGCTTTCATCTTCAGTTGCGGCGCTGTGACTGGATTTCGGCTGTGGAAAGATCCATAGATATTATCAATTAGATCCACCACCTGTTTAAACGCCTTCATTTGCCGGGTTGCTGCTTGAGCAGAGACCAGGAGACAAACAACCTCGTGGGCTTCGGATGCCGGCTTGATTTTATCCCAGCGGCACTCCATACCGGTCAGATCCAGGTCAGCCATGGGTGGTTCCTGGAGCACAGCATCATCGTCTTCCCCTTTCACAATCCGCTCGGCTGCACCGAGCCCCTCCCCTAGCACAACAGGAATCGAAAACACGTCAGATACATGCAGCCGGCTGATTTGCAAAAGATGGCCCTGCTGCTGCAAAGATGCAACAGGCACAGCGCCAACCCTGAGGTCGAGACCAAAGTTGATGCGTGTATTTTCTCGATGCACCTTTAAGGCGTCCAAAGCCGGCTGACAGAGCGCTGCCGGGACAATCAAGGTGGCACCATCACCGCCAAAAAAGAAGGGGACTTCAATGTGCTGCCGTTGGGCAAGATTCAGCGTTGCGATGATACATCCCGTTGCAATGAGGTTAATCTCTTCGGAGCGCCCGGCGCGAAAAGCCTGCGTTGAGTTTTTAATATCTGTGATAATCACATGCCAGTCAGCCGGCACTTCCTTGAAATGGGCCCCGTTATCAAGCAAGGCGCTCAAAGAAACGCGCTGAACAGGGAGACTGGAAAAAAACTGGTCGCTTTGCACAAGTATGGGATGATTGGTACAGGATACGACGCGGTTGTGAACGGCTAAAATAACAAAATGGCTTTTTACATAGGAAATTAGGATTTTGGATTCCACCGTTTCCATTTTCCTCCGCCGCCCCGATACAATGTATACCCGTCTTACTACACAACTTGTCTTTTGCTGCATCCTCTTTGTACTTGTTAACGGTTGCACACAGCCAGCCCCAAAAGATGCCATCGCACAAGTCATCGCTGAAAATGCAACGCTGCAGCGTGTAGACACTTCTTTTGTATTTACAGAGGGGCCGGCCGTTGATGCTTCAGGGAACGTGTATTTCACCGACCAGCCCAATGATCAGATTGTAAAATGGTCAACGGATGGCGAACTGTCTGTTTTCATGCAGAACACCGGGCGCTCCAACGGCCTCTACTTCGACGATGCCGGCAACTTGCTCGCCTGTGCAGATGAAAACAACGAACTCTGGTCGATCAGTATGGACAAAGAAGTCAGCGTGCTGGTATCAGATTTTGAAGGTAAAAAACTAAACGGCCCAAACGACTTGTGGATTGATGCTGATGGCGGCATCTATTTCACCGACCCGTTTTACAAGCGCGATTACTGGACGCGCGAAGAAAAAAGAAATTGAAGACGAACGCCTGTATTATGTATCACCGGATCGTCAATCGGTATCGGTGGCTGCTGACGGCTTTGTCCGCCCCAATGGCCTCATTGGCACACCAGATGGCAAAACCCTCTATGTTGCCGACATTGGAGACAGCAAAACCTATGCGTTCACAATAAACCCGGATGCATCGCTAACGGACCGCCGGCTCTTTGCAGAGATGGGCTCAGACGGTATGACGCTCGACACCGCGGGCAATGTCTATTTAACGGGCAGGGGCGTCACCGTATTTAATGCATCTGGCGAGCAAATTGAACACATTGAAGTAGACGAAAAATGGACCGCCAACGTCACGTTCGGCGGTGCAGACAGACAAACCCTCTTTGTCACGGCCATGGGAGCGGTTTATACCCTCGACATGCAAGTGGCGGGTGTCAGATAAAGGTGGAGCCGGCTTTCTTTCACCCTAAACTGGAATCCCGATGGCGAGCACAAACCGTGTATCGCGCGCAGCATCCCCATGGGGACGCGTTATCTACTGGCTACCCACAGCCGGTTGTTTGCTAAGTTGTCTGCTTCTGTTTACTGGTTGCACCAACTCGGCATCTGCGCCCGCTTATGACCCTGACCACTCCCCGCCGCTCTCGCCCACCCAGGCCCTTGCCACTTTTCAGATAAAGCCTGGCTACAAAATCCAGTTGGTTGCTGCTGAACCACTCGTGGAAGACCCGGTTGGCCTCACATTCGACGAAGATGGCCGGCTCTGGGTCATCGAAATGCGCGGCTTCATGACGGACATAGAAGGGACCAATGAGGATGCCCCACTCGGACGCATTGCTGTATTGACAGATACTACAGGAGATGGGCTGATGGACACGCGCACCACGTTTCTAGACAGCCTGGTCCTGCCCCGTTCATTGGCCGTCGTTTCAGGAGGCGCCCTGGTTGCAGAGCAACTGCCATTGTGGTTTGCAGAAGATACAGACGGCGACCTGGTCGCTGACCGAAAAAACTTGATTGACGCTGAATATGGCGGTAGCGGCCTGCCGGAGCACTCCCCCAATGGCATGTGGCGGGGGCTAGACAACTGGTACTACAATGCAAAGTCGACCACCCGCTACAAAAGGGCAGGTGATGCCTGGACGCAAAGCGAAACCGAGTTCAGAGGGCAATGGGGCCTTTCCCACGATGACGCCGGCCGGCTTTTTTACAACTACAACTGGTCACAGCTACACGCAGACCTGGTGCCCCCCAATTACCTCTCGCGGAATCCCAGCCACACCCCCACAAGCGGCATCGACCACGGCCTAACGGTTGATCGCAGCATTTACCCCATCAGACCAAACCTTGCGGTCAACCGCGGCAACATTCCGGGTAACCTGGATGATGATGGCAAACTGCTCGAATTTACGTCTGCCTCTTCCCCACTTGTTTACCGCGGTACAGCATTACCGGGATTTCGCGGGGATGTGTTTGTTTGCGAGCCTGCCGGCAACCTCATCAAACGCAATACCATTGCAGAGAACGGTTTTACCCTCACCGCCGAAGCTGCTTACGAAGCGTCTGAATTCCTGGCCTCAACAGACGAGCGTTTCAGACCCGTGGCGCTCGCTTCGGGCCCCAGTGGTGCACTTTATATTGCGGATATGTACCGAGGCATTATCCAGCATGGCGCCTACATGACGCCGTACCTGCGGGAGGTGACCCTGAACCGCAAACTCGATACGCCGGTGCACATGGGACGCATCTGGCGCATTGTCCCCGATGACTGGCAGCCTCCGGCATCAACAGCATTATCCGAAGCCTCTGGCGAAGCGTTGGTTGCGATGCTCTCTCATGAAGATGGTTGGTATCGCGATGTTGCACAACGGCTACTCGTTGAGCAAGCAGACCCGGCCACCATTCCATTGTTGGAAACGGTGGTAATCAAAGGCGCCAATCCACTAGGCCGGCAACACGCGATGTGGACGCTGGCCGGCATGGATTACAAAGACCCGGCGACGTTCCTGGCGGCCCTCAAAACTGAAAATGACCTGGTCCAGATTGCTGCTCTGCGCATCCTCGAAGGCCTCAAAAAACGACAACCAGGTGCGAAAATAGCCGAGGTTACAACAGATATTTTGTCCTCCGCCTCTTCGGCTGTACAACTGCAACTTGCCCTGACGCTCGGCAGCCTGGTAAAAACGAATTCGTCTTCTCCCTTGCTAGGCATACTTTCTCAAAACGTACACGAGCCTGTAATGCGCGATGCTGTCATGAGTAGCCTGCATAACTGGGAGATGGCTTTTCTCGAAGCTATTTGGCAAGCGCCATCCTGGCAAACGCCAGATCCAAACCAGTCTATTTTTCTGGAGATGCTTACAACGGCCATCTCCAACCGGCAACAACCGGAAGAGATGACGCAGCTATTTGCAAAAATCGAAGCTGCAAAAGCAAATAACAATGTACGCGCCGATATCCTCGTCGATGCACTTGCGGTAAATGGTCCCAAACACAGCGATACCCCAACCATGCTCAAAACGCGGCCGACGCTTGTAGCTTCATCAGACGCTACATGGCAAACGCGCGTGGCCAATGCCATGCAGGGTATATCCTGGCCCGGTAAGCAAGCTGCACCCGTTTCAACAGCTAATGAACAAACCATGGATGCGCAAACCCAGGCGTTGTTTGCGGCCGGAAGGCAACAGTACCTTGCAGGTTGCGCCGGCTGCCACGGCAACAACGGCGCCGGCCTGAATCGATTTGCGCCTCCATTGGCTTCATCTGAATGGGTCACAGGTGATCCAACGCCGCTAATTCGCCTCGTGCTGCACGGCCTCGAAGGCCCCATCACGGTCAATGGAAAAAACTACGACGCACCTGAAATTTTGCCTGTAATGCCAGGCCACTCAGTACTCGACGATCGCGAACTCTCCGCCATCCTTACGTATATCCGGCGCGCTTGGGACAACAACGCGACACCCATAGATGCAAGAACAGTTAGCCGTGTACGCCATCGCTCACAGGGCCGCGTTGTGCCATGGACCGTCGACGAATTGCTCAACGCACCTGAAGTACTCGAATAACCAAGCAGCGCTTCATCCACCAACCCCCTAACGTCATGAATCGTCGCCAATTTCTGGAAACCACGGCAACCGCCTCAGCGATGGCCCTCGCGCCACTATCAGCACCCTCCCTTGTCTTGCCCCAATCTCTGGGGCCACGGATGGGCATCAGTATTGCCTCGTACGCCATCCGCTGGCGTTCAAAAGCAGCTAGTAAAC
Protein-coding sequences here:
- a CDS encoding SMP-30/gluconolactonase/LRE family protein; its protein translation is MYTRLTTQLVFCCILFVLVNGCTQPAPKDAIAQVIAENATLQRVDTSFVFTEGPAVDASGNVYFTDQPNDQIVKWSTDGELSVFMQNTGRSNGLYFDDAGNLLACADENNELWSISMDKEVSVLVSDFEGKKLNGPNDLWIDADGGIYFTDPFYKRDYWTREEKRN
- a CDS encoding c-type cytochrome encodes the protein MASTNRVSRAASPWGRVIYWLPTAGCLLSCLLLFTGCTNSASAPAYDPDHSPPLSPTQALATFQIKPGYKIQLVAAEPLVEDPVGLTFDEDGRLWVIEMRGFMTDIEGTNEDAPLGRIAVLTDTTGDGLMDTRTTFLDSLVLPRSLAVVSGGALVAEQLPLWFAEDTDGDLVADRKNLIDAEYGGSGLPEHSPNGMWRGLDNWYYNAKSTTRYKRAGDAWTQSETEFRGQWGLSHDDAGRLFYNYNWSQLHADLVPPNYLSRNPSHTPTSGIDHGLTVDRSIYPIRPNLAVNRGNIPGNLDDDGKLLEFTSASSPLVYRGTALPGFRGDVFVCEPAGNLIKRNTIAENGFTLTAEAAYEASEFLASTDERFRPVALASGPSGALYIADMYRGIIQHGAYMTPYLREVTLNRKLDTPVHMGRIWRIVPDDWQPPASTALSEASGEALVAMLSHEDGWYRDVAQRLLVEQADPATIPLLETVVIKGANPLGRQHAMWTLAGMDYKDPATFLAALKTENDLVQIAALRILEGLKKRQPGAKIAEVTTDILSSASSAVQLQLALTLGSLVKTNSSSPLLGILSQNVHEPVMRDAVMSSLHNWEMAFLEAIWQAPSWQTPDPNQSIFLEMLTTAISNRQQPEEMTQLFAKIEAAKANNNVRADILVDALAVNGPKHSDTPTMLKTRPTLVASSDATWQTRVANAMQGISWPGKQAAPVSTANEQTMDAQTQALFAAGRQQYLAGCAGCHGNNGAGLNRFAPPLASSEWVTGDPTPLIRLVLHGLEGPITVNGKNYDAPEILPVMPGHSVLDDRELSAILTYIRRAWDNNATPIDARTVSRVRHRSQGRVVPWTVDELLNAPEVLE
- a CDS encoding DUF3095 family protein → MQSDQFFSSLPVQRVSLSALLDNGAHFKEVPADWHVIITDIKNSTQAFRAGRSEEINLIATGCIIATLNLAQRQHIEVPFFFGGDGATLIVPAALCQPALDALKVHRENTRINFGLDLRVGAVPVASLQQQGHLLQISRLHVSDVFSIPVVLGEGLGAAERIVKGEDDDAVLQEPPMADLDLTGMECRWDKIKPASEAHEVVCLLVSAQAATRQMKAFKQVVDLIDNIYGSFHSRNPVTAPQLKMKATRGKIGLEMRVRLGGKKAGYLLKNWLFTLFGKWVYVKQRAGKVYIEKLVNLTDTLVIDGRINTVIAGKRAQRLLLETELNKLEAAGVITYGLFVSQESIMSCYVRDRKDKHIHFVDGADGGYTMAATMLKQKLRKL
- a CDS encoding SMP-30/gluconolactonase/LRE family protein; this translates as MAASISPTRFTSAITGRAKKKEIEDERLYYVSPDRQSVSVAADGFVRPNGLIGTPDGKTLYVADIGDSKTYAFTINPDASLTDRRLFAEMGSDGMTLDTAGNVYLTGRGVTVFNASGEQIEHIEVDEKWTANVTFGGADRQTLFVTAMGAVYTLDMQVAGVR
- a CDS encoding LLM class flavin-dependent oxidoreductase; translation: MEIGIYSFAETTRDPHTNTTISPAERMKHLVEEIVLADQVGLDVFGLGEHHRTDFAASSPAVVLAAAAVKTEKIRLTSAVSVLGSDDPIRVFQDFATIDLLSGGRAEIMAGRGSFVESFPLFGYELDQYDTIFAEKLDLLLTVREQEQVRWEGTHRAPLTGQGVYPRPLQQPLPVWLAVGGTPQSVVRAATLGLPLALAIIGGQPARFKPMVELYREVAKQAGHNLADMPVSINSHGHIADASKQAADESYPYFAETMNRIGRERGWMPITRDHFESERAPHGAALVGSPQEIIDKILYEHELFNNDRFLIQLTVGSLPHDQTMRAIELLGTKVAPAVRKAVGEKVAL